DNA sequence from the Pedobacter sp. W3I1 genome:
TGGCAGGTGGCGCGGTATCTATTTGGAGAAGATTAAGCAGCGGACTTTTAAACCCGTGGAATTACCCTGTTAAAAACGAAGACGGGAGTTACGGGGGCAGAAAATCAGCAACGTTAAATCCGGTTGGGATTTTGCAATATGCGGGTTACAACAGAAATTACAGTAATAACCTGAACTTAAACCTAAAGGCCAATCAAAATTTAGATTTTGTGACCAAGGGACTTGCCGTAAGGGCAATTTTAGCCTATACCAATAATGTAGAGTTTAACCGATCATTAACCAGAGGGCGTTTTCCTACTTATGCCTACCTGCCGGGATCGGATGTTTTAGACCCTGTTTTTCCGGAGCTAAGTAGGTTAGAACCGCTTACGGCGACTACTACATTTGATGCCAATACATCGAACTATCCCCTTCGCAAGATCAATGCACAAGGTATTTTAGATTATAACCGCCAGCTCGGAAACCACAATTTATATGGTCTCATCGTGTATAACCAGTTAACGGATATTTCTGGTGCGAATATTCCTGCGAATTTCAGAGGATATTCCGCCAGGCTTGGATACAATTACAAATCGAAGTACATATTCGAGTTGAACGGCGCATATAATGGTACCGATAGGTTTAAAGCAAGTAAACGGAATGGTTTATTTCCGGCAGTAAGTGCGGGCTGGAACATTAGTGAAGAGCCCTTCTTTAAAAAAGCACTTCCTTTTATCAACTATATGAAATTCAGGGGCTCGTTGGGTACCGTTGGTTCTGATGATTTTCCGAATACTTACCGTTATATCTATGAAGAAATTTATAATGCCCCGGCAACGGCGGCAAACTCTTACTGGTTTGGCGATAATAACAGCTTACAGTATGGCATTACTCCGGGTGCGCTCGCGAATGAAGATGTAAGATGGGAGCAGGAGCGTAAGTTCGATATTGGTACAGACATTAAATTGCTGAACAGTAAACTTGGGATAACCTTCGATTATTTTAACCATAAAAGGTATGATATTTTAACGGTTAGGGAAACCGTGCCTAATTTCTCAGGTATCTCGTTACCTCCTGTAAATTTAGGTATTGTAAATAATAAAGGTTTTGAGCTCGATCTGTCATATCAGAATAAACTATCAGAAAACTTCTCCTATTTCGTTAAAGGAAATATTTCCATCTATAAAAATAAAATAGTTTACCGCGATGAGCCCTATAATCAGGGTAATCCCTTGCTGATGCGCACAGGCCGGCCTATTGGACAGATTTATGGATATACCAACATCGGTTTCTATAACGATGAGGCCGATATCGCCAATAGTCCAACATCTGTTGGCCGGGCAGTTAAACCCGGCGATTTGAAGTATGCCGATATCAATAACGACGGAAAGATCGATCAGGGTGATATTGGTCCGATTGGCAACCCCAATATTCCCCAGATCAACTACGGCTTTTCATTAGGTACAAGTTACAAGGGCTTCGATGTTTCAGTCCTTTTTCAGGGTGCCGCAAAAGGAAGTTTAAGTGCTTCCACTATGTTTCAGATCGGAACTACTAATGGTACACCTTCCGAAATACACCTAAAAAGGTGGACACCAGAAACGAAGGAAACTGCAGAATTACCACGCTTAGGTGGGGCCAACTTTGACCAGTCTACCTTTTGGTTACGCCCAACAGATTATATCCGACTCAAAAATGTAGAACTAGGCTATAACTTCAGAAACAAACTGGTCAGTAAAATCGGATTATCAAATGCCCGTATTTATGCCAATGCCGCAAACCTGATTACCTGGTTTAGCCTGAAAATTTACGATGTAGACCCTGAGTCTCTAAATTCTACAGGTACGGTAGAGGCCTATTCATCGTATCCCCAACAAAAAATTGTAAACCTTGGCTTACAGGTAACATTCTAATATATAAACAGATGAAAAATATAAATTATATAAAAACTTTAACATTAGTTAGTTTATTAGCGATAAGCGCTGTTGCCTGCAAAAAAACTGATAGTAATAGTTTTTTGGATAAAACAGATGTAGGGCAGCTTAATGAAGCTACTGTATTTGCAGATAGTTTGTTAACATTCAGGTTTTTAACAGGTATTTATACCGGTTTGGCCGGAACATACTACCTCGACAATGGCTTAACGGGCGGTGGTTTGTGGTCGTACAGTGATGCATCAGATGATTCGGATATCGTATGGAGCGGTGCCACCGCACAAATAGCACCAGCCTTTAATTCGGCAACATTTCAAAGTCAGGCCGATTTTAGCCGGTTTAAGAACCACTGGAACAATTGTTACAATAATATCAGGCGGGTAAATGTTTTTTTGGCAAACGTAGACAGATCTCCAATCTCGGCCACCAGAAGAGCAAGTTTAAAATTAGAAGCCAGGTTTTTAAGGGCCTATTATTACTGGCATTTACTGCGTAATTACAGTGGTGTGCCAATTATTGGCGATAA
Encoded proteins:
- a CDS encoding TonB-dependent receptor, translated to MKKILNIILLVLITNLVYAQTKVVRGVVADDKGTTLIATTVTEQENPKNIVITNTSGAFSIKVGANSTKLIISSVGYITKVVTITSQPLNIVLKEDNSNLNEVVVVGFTPQKKITNAGATSTVSGKELRQSPAASFQNALAGRLPGLFQQQTSGQPGADAANIYIRGVSTYTGASNRPLVIVDDVEYPYEQLSQLNSNEIETVSILKDASSTAIYGIKGANGVIAITTRRGTISAPKITFRSDFGLQMPTVRRKPLDSYNALILLKEMEVNEGRDPNLTFPGLITEEALNHFKLNDDPYRYPSVQWYNEVMRKTALQQSNNIDITGGTQNLKYFVALGNVSQDGILKNIQKDENFNSNYYLKRYNIRSNVDLNVTKTLTLKLDLSARFNEINQPNLPDVLAGGAVSIWRRLSSGLLNPWNYPVKNEDGSYGGRKSATLNPVGILQYAGYNRNYSNNLNLNLKANQNLDFVTKGLAVRAILAYTNNVEFNRSLTRGRFPTYAYLPGSDVLDPVFPELSRLEPLTATTTFDANTSNYPLRKINAQGILDYNRQLGNHNLYGLIVYNQLTDISGANIPANFRGYSARLGYNYKSKYIFELNGAYNGTDRFKASKRNGLFPAVSAGWNISEEPFFKKALPFINYMKFRGSLGTVGSDDFPNTYRYIYEEIYNAPATAANSYWFGDNNSLQYGITPGALANEDVRWEQERKFDIGTDIKLLNSKLGITFDYFNHKRYDILTVRETVPNFSGISLPPVNLGIVNNKGFELDLSYQNKLSENFSYFVKGNISIYKNKIVYRDEPYNQGNPLLMRTGRPIGQIYGYTNIGFYNDEADIANSPTSVGRAVKPGDLKYADINNDGKIDQGDIGPIGNPNIPQINYGFSLGTSYKGFDVSVLFQGAAKGSLSASTMFQIGTTNGTPSEIHLKRWTPETKETAELPRLGGANFDQSTFWLRPTDYIRLKNVELGYNFRNKLVSKIGLSNARIYANAANLITWFSLKIYDVDPESLNSTGTVEAYSSYPQQKIVNLGLQVTF